In Mus musculus strain C57BL/6J chromosome 14, GRCm38.p6 C57BL/6J, the following are encoded in one genomic region:
- the Nkiras1 gene encoding NF-kappa-B inhibitor-interacting Ras-like protein 1 isoform 2 (isoform 2 is encoded by transcript variant 2), with protein MRMEDCETLEDVYMASVETDRGVKEQLHLYDTRGLQKGVELPKHYFSFADGFVLVYSVNNLESFQRVELLKKEIDKFKDKKEVAIVVLGNKLDLSEQRQVDADVAQQWARSEKVKLWEVTVTDRRTLIEPFTLLASKLSQPQSKSSFPLPGRKNKGNSNPEN; from the exons ATGA GGATGGAAGACTGTGAAACGCTGGAAGACGTGTACATGGCATCTGTAGAGACAGACCGTGGGGTGAAGGAGCAGCTGCACTTGTATGACACCCGAGGCCTGCAGAAAGGCGTGGAGCTGCCAAAGCATTACTTCTCATTTGCTGATGGCTTTGTTCTTGTGTATAGTGTGAATAACCTTGAGTCCTTCCAAAGAGTGGAGcttctgaagaaagagattgatAAGTTCAAAGACAAAAAGGAG GTGGCAATCGTTGTGTTAGGAAACAAACTGGACCTTTctgagcagagacaggtggatgctGACGTGGCACAACAGTGGGCAAGAAGTGAGAAAGTCAAGCTGTGGGAGGTGACAGTGACAGACCGGAGGACACTGATTGAACCCTTCACTTTACTGGCCAGCAAGCTTTCTCAGCCCCAGAGCAAATCCAGCTTCCCTTTGCCTGGGAGGAAAAACAAAGGGAACTCCAATCCCGAAAACTGA
- the Nkiras1 gene encoding NF-kappa-B inhibitor-interacting Ras-like protein 1 isoform 3 (isoform 3 is encoded by transcript variant 3), producing MLETNGMEDCETLEDVYMASVETDRGVKEQLHLYDTRGLQKGVELPKHYFSFADGFVLVYSVNNLESFQRVELLKKEIDKFKDKKEVAIVVLGNKLDLSEQRQVDADVAQQWARSEKVKLWEVTVTDRRTLIEPFTLLASKLSQPQSKSSFPLPGRKNKGNSNPEN from the exons ATGTTAGAAACAAATG GGATGGAAGACTGTGAAACGCTGGAAGACGTGTACATGGCATCTGTAGAGACAGACCGTGGGGTGAAGGAGCAGCTGCACTTGTATGACACCCGAGGCCTGCAGAAAGGCGTGGAGCTGCCAAAGCATTACTTCTCATTTGCTGATGGCTTTGTTCTTGTGTATAGTGTGAATAACCTTGAGTCCTTCCAAAGAGTGGAGcttctgaagaaagagattgatAAGTTCAAAGACAAAAAGGAG GTGGCAATCGTTGTGTTAGGAAACAAACTGGACCTTTctgagcagagacaggtggatgctGACGTGGCACAACAGTGGGCAAGAAGTGAGAAAGTCAAGCTGTGGGAGGTGACAGTGACAGACCGGAGGACACTGATTGAACCCTTCACTTTACTGGCCAGCAAGCTTTCTCAGCCCCAGAGCAAATCCAGCTTCCCTTTGCCTGGGAGGAAAAACAAAGGGAACTCCAATCCCGAAAACTGA
- the Nkiras1 gene encoding NF-kappa-B inhibitor-interacting Ras-like protein 1 isoform 1 (isoform 1 is encoded by transcript variant 1): MGKGCKVVICGLLSVGKTAILEQLLYGNHTIGMEDCETLEDVYMASVETDRGVKEQLHLYDTRGLQKGVELPKHYFSFADGFVLVYSVNNLESFQRVELLKKEIDKFKDKKEVAIVVLGNKLDLSEQRQVDADVAQQWARSEKVKLWEVTVTDRRTLIEPFTLLASKLSQPQSKSSFPLPGRKNKGNSNPEN, encoded by the exons ATGGGGAAGGGTTGCAAGGTTGTCATTTGTGGGTTGCTGTCTGTTGGGAAAACTGCAATTTTGGAGCAACTCCTTTATGGGAATCACACTATTG GGATGGAAGACTGTGAAACGCTGGAAGACGTGTACATGGCATCTGTAGAGACAGACCGTGGGGTGAAGGAGCAGCTGCACTTGTATGACACCCGAGGCCTGCAGAAAGGCGTGGAGCTGCCAAAGCATTACTTCTCATTTGCTGATGGCTTTGTTCTTGTGTATAGTGTGAATAACCTTGAGTCCTTCCAAAGAGTGGAGcttctgaagaaagagattgatAAGTTCAAAGACAAAAAGGAG GTGGCAATCGTTGTGTTAGGAAACAAACTGGACCTTTctgagcagagacaggtggatgctGACGTGGCACAACAGTGGGCAAGAAGTGAGAAAGTCAAGCTGTGGGAGGTGACAGTGACAGACCGGAGGACACTGATTGAACCCTTCACTTTACTGGCCAGCAAGCTTTCTCAGCCCCAGAGCAAATCCAGCTTCCCTTTGCCTGGGAGGAAAAACAAAGGGAACTCCAATCCCGAAAACTGA